GTTCTCTTCTAGATTGTCACCTAAAAATCCTGTAACCCCGTTTTGTATTATGTCGCTAGGGCTAGGCACATCATATGCCGCAACCGGAAGTCCGCAGGCCATGGCCTCTAGTATAACGAGCCCAAATGTGTCAAACATACTGGGGAAAACAAAGACATCTGCCTTGTTATACAAATTAACAAGCTTTTTGTGGTCAATGAAACCTGTAAATTCTACATC
The sequence above is a segment of the Thermodesulfobacteriota bacterium genome. Coding sequences within it:
- a CDS encoding glycosyltransferase, with the translated sequence DVEFTGFIDHKKLVNLYNKADVFVFPSMFDTFGLVILEAMACGLPVAAYDVPSPSDIIQNGVTGFLGDNLEENIECAYDKLNELSDNARHYAETQSWNSIAEQFVAHLNS